From Borreliella afzelii, a single genomic window includes:
- a CDS encoding chromosome replication/partitioning protein: MKIKAKKDKEELFSNRFGNYNEEADLNADQDKELINYNNLKEQLKYNLKDDINNKIQRMKILYEIKQKELYKYDGFARFNDFIKSFEVAKSQAYRYLKIYQKVLEGKVSIDKIKEVGFKAILRDIEGRNFLDKDTYSESKDIDESIPIRILVKDKEIYNFCKQDTKRLYFIIEKIYKDKKEILSELIIEYEKHKKIKNIKNIKNIKNKLIDL, from the coding sequence ATGAAAATAAAAGCTAAAAAAGATAAAGAAGAATTATTTAGTAATCGTTTTGGAAATTATAACGAAGAGGCAGATTTAAATGCCGATCAAGACAAGGAATTAATAAATTATAATAATCTAAAAGAACAGCTTAAATATAACCTAAAAGATGATATTAATAATAAAATTCAAAGAATGAAAATATTATATGAAATTAAACAAAAAGAATTATATAAATATGATGGTTTTGCTAGGTTTAATGATTTTATAAAATCTTTCGAAGTTGCAAAAAGTCAAGCCTATAGATATTTAAAAATTTATCAAAAAGTTTTAGAAGGCAAAGTATCTATTGATAAAATAAAGGAAGTGGGCTTTAAAGCTATATTAAGAGATATAGAAGGTAGAAATTTTTTAGACAAAGACACATACAGTGAGTCTAAAGATATTGATGAAAGCATTCCTATTAGAATTTTAGTAAAAGATAAAGAAATATATAATTTTTGTAAACAAGATACTAAAAGATTGTATTTTATTATTGAAAAAATTTATAAAGACAAGAAAGAGATTTTATCTGAGCTTATAATCGAATATGAAAAACATAAAAAAATAAAAAACATAAAAAACATAAAAAACATAAAAAACAAACTTATTGATTTATAA